From a single Pseudorasbora parva isolate DD20220531a chromosome 15, ASM2467924v1, whole genome shotgun sequence genomic region:
- the LOC137041165 gene encoding uncharacterized protein has protein sequence MAPKCEKDRRIITCLLCFKPQEMLPNHLLRVCMKNKTDEERRAEVERAKNSMKAWTLRGRTWDYNVMVKRYPDEASRQALLEDLRERNFLILNDPEAGQDAEAESSNRPPGAAKPVQPTLQDCQRVLRLAEADMLVIHRKLLGQQHVEEDQRTLFRYFCEAILVLRYFQRPEAVMAFKASDWINKSHVDGRIRMEVQSTKQSATFSITEEDSAMLDTYFQKIRPGYLQDSVDDRGRFFLSKQGLPVGNITSDLRRLHEQYDLPSFSSQQARRAQSTMPCSSSVEPADERRGRKQKRGRGAADQEDRDFGAFLQQFPAEASSSPPTKKKRTAAGFPPDRVFYDRWRSVQLAKREEHLLSQCSRRPPTVSKVSLMILKEGWTGNCPRPQDVVTKWKPVTRVEVESDPRIIAMVQNQKWTGLALKDFGAKGQGVVATKAFAMGSIVCDYHGKVITGAEGRKLIKSIEGDMGYLFFFHNAGRDLCVDAETFPCQCHPTESTMGRKINHSSKRANLRPVHCLMNFPEGQRDVILFQAKRDIGLCEELLFDYGVKRKSFRGEGLILDWLDD, from the exons ATGGCCCCCAAGTG CGAGAAGGATCGTCGCATCATTACCTGTTTGCTGTGTTTCAAGCCACAGGAGATGCTGCCGAACCACTTGTTGAGGGTCTGCATGAAGAACAAGACGgatgaggagaggagagcagAGGTGGAGAGAGCGAAAAACTCCATGAAGGCCTGGACCCTCCGAGGCAGAACTTGGGACTACAACGTCATGGTCAAGCGGTACCCCGATGAGGCCTCCAGACAGGCTCTTCTGGAAGACCTGCGCGAAAGAAATTTTTTGATACTGAATGACCCCGAGGCTGGACAGGACGCAGAGGCTGAATCCAGTAACAGACCACCAGGCGCTGCGAA GCCCGTTCAGCCGACTCTCCAAGACTGCCAGAGGGTCCTCAGATTAGCAGAGGCAGACATGCTGGTCATCCACAGGAAGCTGCTGGGCCAGCAGCATGTGGAAGAAGACCAAAGGACGCTGTTTCGCTACTTCTGCGAAGCCATCTTGGTCCTGAGGTACTTCCAGCGACCGGAAGCAGTGATGGCATTTAAa GCTTCAGACTGGATCAACAAGTCACATGTTGATGGACGAATTCGCATGGAAGTGCAATCCACTAAGCAGAGTGCAACCTTTTCCATCACAGAGGAGGACTCTGCT ATGCTGGACACATACTTCCAGAAGATTCGTCCAGGATATCTGCAGGACAGTGTGGACGACCGGGGCAGATTTTTCCTGTCCAAACAAGGGCTGCCAGTTGGTAACATCACGAGTGACCTCAGGCGGCTGCATGAACA GTACGATTTGCCAAGCTTTTCAAGCCAGCAAGCCAGAAGGGCCCAAAGTACTATGCCATG CTCTTCTTCTGTTGAGCCGGCCGACGAGAGGAGAGGTCGCAAACAGAAGAGAGGCAGGGGCGCAGCTGACCAGGAGGACAGGGACTTTGGTGCGTTTCTCCAGCAGTTCCCAGCGGAGGCGAGCAGCAGCCCTCCCACGAAAAAGAAGCGGACCGCTGCAGGGTTTCCACCTGACAGAGTATTCTATGACAGGTGGAGGTCTGTGCAGTTGGCCAAACGGGAGGAGCACCTCTTGT CCCAGTGTTCGAGGCGCCCCCCGACTGTCAGCAAGGTGTCTCTGATGATCCTAAAAGAGGGTTGGACTGGCAACTGTCCTCGACCCCAGGACGTAGTGACAAAGTGGAAACCCGTCACTAGGGTGGAGGTCGAGTCAGATCCAAGGATCATTGCTATGGTCCAGAATCAAAAGTGGACAGGCCTGGCCCTCAAGGACTTCGGTGCAAAAGGACAAG GAGTTGTTGCCACCAAAGCCTTCGCCATGGGCTCCATTGTTTGTGATTACCATGGCAAGGTAATCACAGGAGCAGAGGGCCGGAAGTTGATCAAGTCCATCGAGGGTGACATGGGCTACCTTTTCTTCTTCCACAATGCTGGACGGGACCTCTGTGTGGACGCTGAGACGTTCCCGTGCCAGTGTCACCCCACAGAAAGTACCATGGGCCGGAAGATCAACCACTCTTCCAAGAGAGCTAACCTGAGGCCGGTCCATTGCCTGATGAACTTCCCGGAAGGACAGAGGGATGTCATTCTGTTCCAGGCCAAGAGAGACATTGGTTTGTGCGAGGAGCTGCTGTTTGACTACGGCGTCAAGCGAAAGTCTTTTCGAGGAGAAGGACTGATCCTCGACTGGCTGGATGACTGA
- the LOC137041835 gene encoding uncharacterized protein, whose amino-acid sequence MKGNTPEERLEEVKRAKESAKLWTRQARNWDYNEMVKRYPHRPSRLALLEELHQRNFFVANAPNQADLENDETSTTTTAAVPTPSEPSGAPSVSSGAAGVSSEVAVGASVVEDSSSEGSTTDPSDRTWQKDQAQFTASVRVKMTQMGLYEKFPAEEALLSDFKGYLINTLQVPNCQQEVDNVSRMLRYIQPSGDEVSLDFLLKSTETKDYLTQLRRADMGPATILNYIKNMIRFVQYLKTHLNLAAADPDFYRKCQAYLDLLASIRKPVAKSNSKVVCKTRYDRFQEGEKSLQECQAVLRKAKKDMLSVYGRLLEGDHVASEEKTTFRYYCEAILILGHFQRPGAVEGITTTEWESRKISGGKVCVAVSEHKTATMQIAVFALTMEEAAMLDAYYTWIRPDSIRPDVDHSDRLFVSSSGTKIRSATNDLSRLHQHYKLPNIKSQQIRRTVETDVAANFTEEQKASVAHYMAHSTAVANQHYRMKTLDTVVATSNLLSSLTRSSSDDSGEEGPSTKKRRRVEEEVASPAPDFEAFLQAFPVGITGQPPNKTQRVNAGFPADRVFYDKWRALQYNKREQHVLSKCSRLAPTAAKVAKVIEAEGWTANYPRPEDVLAKWRPLTRAQAQSDPTIIKGVTKQKWSGLAVKDFGEQKGVVATKAFGKGSILCDYHGKVITGAEGREMAESQDELGNLFFIKHGSEEVCIDAETFPCECHPSLETKGRLITHSKKNYNVQPLHCMLELEGGDRHVLLFQAIKDIAKDEMVRFDHSIRKRSFRGKEVDLEWLDV is encoded by the exons ATGAAAGGAAATACACCCGAAGAACGGCTCGAGGAGGTGAAGAGGGCCAAGGAGTCTGCCAAGCTGTGGACACGGCAAGCCAGGAACTGGGACTACAACGAAATGGTGAAACGTTACCCCCACAGACCATCCAGGCTGGCTCTTCTGGAAGAGCTTCACCAGAGAAACTTTTTTGTTGCTAATGCTCCAAACCAAGCAGACCTGGAGAACGACGAGACGTCCACCACCACCACGGCTGCCGTTCCGACACCCAGTGAACCTTCTGGAGCACCCAGTGTCAGCTCTGGAGCAGCCGGTGTCAGCTCTGAAGTGGCTGTTGGCGCCTCGGTGGTGGAGGATAGCAGCTCCGAGGGCAGCACCACCGATCCAAGTGACCGAACATGGCAAAA AGATCAAGCGCAGTTCACTGCCAGCGTCAGGGTCAAGATGACGCAAATGGGGCTCTATGAAAAGTTCCCAGCAGAAGAGGCCCTGTTGTCTGACTTCAAGGGCTACTTGATCAACACCCTGCAGGTCCCAAACTGCCAGCAGGAG GTAGACAACGTCTCCAGGATGCTGAGGTACATCCAACCAAGTGGGGATGAAGTCAGCTTGGACTTCCTGCTAAAGTCCACTGAAACAAAAGACTACCTCACCCAACTCCGGCGCGCTGACATGGGCCCGGCCACCATACTgaattatataaaaaacatgATCCGGTTTGTTCAGTATTTGAAGACCCACCTGAACTTGGCTGCAGCAGATCCGGACTTCTACAGGAAGTGCCAAGCCTACCTCGACCTCCTCGCTTCCATCAGAAAGCCAGTGGCCAAGTCCAACAGCAAGGTCGTCTGTAAAACGAG GTATGACCGGTTCCAGGAGGGTGAGAAGAGCCTTCAGGAGTGCCAGGCTGTCCTCCGGAAGGCCAAGAAAGATATGCTGTCTGTCTATGGGAGGCTGTTGGAAGGGGACCACGTTGCTTCGGAGGAAAAGACCACGTTCCGGTATTACTGTGAAGCAATCCTGATCCTCGGTCACTTCCAGAGACCCGGAGCGGTGGAGGGAATAACA acaACAGAGTGGGAGAGCAGAAAGATATCTGGTGGAAAGGTCTGCGTTGCAGTGAGTGAGCACAAGACTGCGACGATGCAGATCGCTGTGTTTGCCCTCACAATGGAGGAGGCAGCA ATGCTGGACGCATACTATACATGGATCCGCCCGGACTCCATCCGGCCAGATGTTGACCATTCTGACAGGTTGTTTGTGTCGTCGTCGGGCACCAAGATCAGAAGTGCAACCAACGACCTCTCTCGTCTGCACCAACA CTACAAATTGCCGAACATCAAAAGCCAGCAGATACGTAGGACCGTGGAGACAGATGTGGCTGCAAACTTCACGGAGGAGCAGAAGGCGTCTGTGGCCCACTACATGGCCCATTCGACGGCAGTGGCAAACCAGCACTACCGGATGAAGACCCTGGACACTGTTGTGGCCACTTCCAACCTGCTCAGCTCGCTGACACG CTCCTCTTCTGACGACTCTGGCGAAGAGGGCCCCAGCACCAAGAAGAGACGGCGAGTGGAAGAAGAGGTTGCCAGCCCAGCACCGGACTTTGAGGCTTTCCTACAGGCCTTCCCTGTAGGAATCACTGGCCAGCCACCCAACAAAACACAGAGAGTAAACGCTGGGTTCCCTGCCGACCGAGTGTTTTATGACAAGTGGAGGGCTCTGCAGTACAACAAGCGGGAGCAACATGTTTTGT CAAAATGCTCAAGACTTGCCCCGACTGCAGCAAAGGTGGCTAAAGTCATAGAGGCAGAGGGGTGGACGGCCAACTATCCACGCCCAGAGGACGTCCTCGCAAAGTGGAGGCCTCTCACCAGAGCACAGGCGCAGAGTGACCCGACCATCATCAAAGGGGTGACCAAGCAGAAATGGTCGGGTCTGGCTGTGAAGGACTTTGGTGAGCAGAAAG GGGTTGTTGCAACCAAGGCCTTCGGGAAGGGCTCCATCCTGTGTGATTACCATGGAAAGGTGATCACAGGTGCTGAGGGCAGGGAGATGGCAGAGAGTCAGGACGAGCTGGGCAACCTGTTTTTCATAAAACATGGAAGCGAGGAAGTCTGCATCGATGCGGAGACCTTCCCCTGCGAGTGCCACCCGTCTCTGGAAACCAAGGGGAGACTGATTACGCACTCCAAGAAAAACTATAACGTACAGCCACTCCACTGCATGTTGGAGCTTGAGGGAGGAGACAGACACGTCCTGCTCTTTCAGGCCATCAAGGACATTGCAAAAGATGAGATGGTCCGCTTCGACCACAGCATCAGGAAGAGGTCCTTTCGTGGGAAGGAAGTGGACCTGGAGTGGCTGGACGTCTGA